The following are encoded in a window of Panicum virgatum strain AP13 chromosome 5N, P.virgatum_v5, whole genome shotgun sequence genomic DNA:
- the LOC120676375 gene encoding protein SEMI-ROLLED LEAF 2-like isoform X4, translating to MNSIHGYHFHILIELDEVVSVIISCYEVNQTLSIKEVVRLQDDDDLVINGNLAVVPVSGQNSAKVASDTIRSVSENPAHWARVCLRNMANIAKEATTVRRVLDPLFRLFDSHDYWSPENGIALSVLQEMQKLMDKSGQHGHLLLSFTIKHIDHKVIAKEPAKQISIVKVASNLARHAKLKASVTIASAISDLIKHLRKCMHFAIEASTRADDGKWNSALHVALEDCLVQLTEKVGDVSPILDMIGVILENLSHTATIARSTISSVYRTSQIAASVYKSSYHQKAFPEALFHQLLLAMLHPDNKTRIGSHHVLSTIVAPSLLCPWSAMSFPIPVKSDDLQNLRLLALSAFSSKAIINEIRTKNKIQESLQKNDRSDAILGTGNGCTRTESNARQYPGSPCLNEDHFTAFNDENLKFMKLNNHQIVLLLSSIWSQVSLEDNSPANFEAMCNTYNIALFCSKSKSSSHVALVRCFQLAFSLRRKSLSQENDLQPSRRRCLYTMASAMLIFSAKIADLHQIIPLVKAAAPEKMVDPHLCVMDDCQLVNTSAESSNSEMVFGSEEDESNAQAFLSAINKDDVELIETVMSHFKKKSEYLPEKFNGIEEQLLQEFSLDDSFPLGAPLFMETPHYCSMYAEKDDHCFDEDCVPSELDDDDDIIFEHSGSQSDRKTSGSMASSDVLTVNQLIESVHETARQVASAPVSANPVPYDQMKSQCEALVMEKQQKMSVLLSFKHSRTDSHGSARLDGLETNESSLRSEPELQSTRKGRMRRSDSASSESDCSFRLPPASPYDKFLKAAGR from the exons ATGAATTCCATACATGGTTATCACTTTCATATTTTAATCGAACTTGATGAA GTTGTCTCAGTGATCATAAGCTGTTATGAGGTTAATCAAACTCTCTCAATAAAAGAGGTTGTCAGACTtcaagatgatgatgatttgGTCATTAATGGGAACTTGGCTGTGGTACCAGTGTCTGGGCAAAATAGTGCCAAAGTGGCGTCTGATACAAT CAGGTCTGTGTCTGAAAATCCAGCACATTGGGCAAGGGTTTGCTTGCGTAATATGGCTAATATTGCAAAGGAGGCAACAACAGTGCGGCGTGTTCTTGATCCTCTCTTCCGCCTTTTTGATAGCCATGACTATTGGTCTCCTGAAAATGGGATTGCCCTTTCTGTTCTGCAAGAAATGCAGAAACTGATGGACAAATCAG GGCAACATGGCCATTTGTTGTTATCTTTCACTATAAAGCACATAGATCATAAGGTTATTGCCAAGGAACCTGCCAAGCAAATCAGCATTGTAAAAGTTGCTTCAAATCTTGCAAGGCATGCAAAGTTGAAGGCATCAGTGACAATAGCAAGCGCAATCAGTGACTTAATAAAGCACTTGCGCAAATGTATGCATTTTGCTATTGAAGCATCCACTCGTGCTGATGATGGCAAATGGAATAGCGCACTTCATGTGGCCTTGGAGGATTGCCTCGTGCAGTTGACAGAAAAG GTTGGGGATGTTAGTCCTATTCTTGATATGATTGGGGTAATTCTCGAGAATCTCTCTCATACTGCTACCATCGCAAGATCAACAATTTCATCTGTTTATCGCACATCACAAATTGCAGCTTCTGTCTACAAGTCATCATACCATCAGAAG GCATTTCCTGAAGCTTTATTTCACCAGCTTCTCTTAGCAATGTTGCATCCAGACAATAAGACAAGGATCGGTTCACATCATGTTTTATCCACCATCGTCGCACCTTCTCTGCTGTGTCCATGGTCAGCCATGAGCTTTCCAATCCCAGTAAAGAGCGATGATTTGCAGAACTTACGTTTGTTGGCTCTCTCAGCTTTCTCTTCTAAAGCCATAATCAATGAAATTAGgaccaaaaacaagatccaagaatccttgcagaaaaacgacagaTCAGATGCTATACTTGGTACTGGGAATGGATGCACACGGACAGAATCAAATGCAAGGCAGTATCCAGGGAGCCCATGTCTAAATGAAGATCATTTTACAGCATTTAACGATGAA AATCTAAAGTTCATGAAGCTGAACAACCACCAGattgttcttcttctttcatctatttggagtcaagtatctcTGGAGGATAACTCACCTGCGAATTTTGAAGCAATGTGCAATACCTACAACATTGCTTTATTTTGTTCGAAATCAAAA AGCTCCAGTCATGTAGCACTAGTTCGCTGTTTCCAGTTGGCATTCTCTCTCAGGAGAAAGTCTCTTAGTcaagaaa ATGATTTGCAGCCATCTCGTAGAAGATGTTTGTATACAATGGCATCAGCAATGCTCATCTTTTCAGCAAAAATAGCTGATCTTCACCAGATAATTCCTCTCGTCAAAGCAGCAGCACCAGAGAAAATG GTTGATCCTCATCTTTGTGTGATGGATGACTGCCAACTCGTGAATACCTCTGCAGAATCTTCTaacagtgagatggtttttggTTCTGAGGAAGATGAAAGTAATGCACAGGCTTTTCTTTCAGCCATAAACAAGGATGATGTGGAGTTGATAGAAACCGTGATGTCCCATTTCAAGAAGAAGTCTGAATATTTACCAGAG AAGTTTAATGGGATAGAAGAACAGCTTCTTCAAGAGTTTTCCCTGGATGATTCATTTCCTCTTGGTGCTCCACTATTCATGGAGACACCACACTATTGTTCGATGTATGCTGAAAAGGATGACCACTGTTTTGATGAG GATTGTGTTCCTTCTGAGCtagacgacgatgacgacatcATCTTCGAACACAGTGGATCTCAATCTGACAGGAAAACATCTGGTTCTATGGCTTCATCAGATGTTCTAACCGTTAATCAACTAATAGAATCT GTTCATGAGACAGCAAGGCAAGTTGCTAGCGCTCCAGTTTCTGCCAACCCTGTACCTTATGACCAAATGAAGAGCCAATGTGAAGCCCTGGTTATGGAAAAGCAACAGAAGATGTCTGTTCTCTTGAGCTTCAAGCATTCGAGGACCGACTCCCATGGCTCAGCCAGGTTGGATGGGCTTGAAACGAACGAG TCATCCCTGCGATCCGAGCCTGAGTTGCAATCAACTAGGAAGGGGCGCATGCGACGCAGCGATTCAGCATCCAGCGAATCTGACTGTTCGTTCAGGCTGCCACCTGCAAGCCCATACGACAAGTTCCTGAAAGCGGCTGGACGGTAG